CCTCGCCTAATGTAGGGTGGTAGTCTACAAAAGGATTTATCGGAAGTTTTATTCTAACACCTCTTTGTTTAGGCGTATACATTCTCCACATTGGAATACTTTCTGCTTCCTCGGCAGTCCATGAACTCACAAAGACAAACCTGCCAAAATTCTGTTTATCTACAGACATTTGCTCTTGCAGGTCATCCATTTTATCTAAGGAATTCAAGCGAATTGTTTTGTTTTTCAAAATTAAAGCAAGAGAGTCAACATTAGTATAGTGATACAAATATTTAGGAATGTTTTGATTTTGATCCATATCAAAATCTCCTTTTATAGAGCGTTTGTAATGTGAATTTCGAACTGTTTATTTCTCATTATACTATAATCTGAAACCTTTTGTAGATGGATGCTGGTATTATCTAATCCTGCACACATTTACTACAAAAAACATTTCCACCGTCATTTTTAAACGTGATTTGACATCCACAAGTTGGGCATGTCATATAACCTATCCATTCTTCGTCGGGACCATTAAAGGAGATATCGTCAACCCGTTCGCTTTTAATCAATGTCTCCTCGTCAAGCGATAGGAGAAGCCTCCCATCTTCTACATCAATCTTATCTATATCTATTGTATCGTCGAATAGGCTCAATAAAATGCAAAAAGGAAAACGCACCAAATGCTCCTCGTTGACTTCCCCAATATGCTGATAGGCATATTCATGATCTATGGTATCATAGACGGAATTTTCCTCATCAAAAAAAGTGTAACTAATATTGATATTACATTCAGCCTCCATCGAAACAACTGCCATTTCATTGTCAATTTCGTCAATAGTATCCAATCTGTATTTTATTGAATCGACGGCAATAACCTGCGCATCATCAAATAAGTCTATATCTGGTGAAACAGCCGCATCAAATAAGACTTCTTCCAGCCGATTCACAATATATCGCATTCCGTTTTGCTCATTGATATATTCTTTTATTTTAATATACTGATCAGCCTTAACCTTTGCATTCACTTTGTTTAGCATATCCTCTGTTGAAGTAAAAAGTAGAAAATTAATATCTCCTTCTAATGCCTTGCGAAAGCCTGTGTCATCACTAACCGCCCATATCGGTATTGATAAGGCTCGCTGGTAATCGCGTAGCGAATAAAGAATAATTGAATCCTTAAATTCATCCTGTTTTTTTGTTTCAAATGGTGGACGCATGGCAAACAAATCAGATAGTACGTTTTCAACTTGAACAGCACCAGTGCCAATTATCGTGCAGTGCGTGTCCTCTAAAAAATCAGAGAACTGACTAAGTACCTTTTCAACCATCGTTTCAGTGGATAAAAAGGCCAAAAAACGGGAAAAATCAGGCTCACTTCTTAAAGCAACAAGTCGCCGTTCTGACAGCAAGTGCTTGATTTTTCCGTAGCATTCTTCTAGGTCTTTCTTTATATGGGTCTCAACTTCCCTGCAAACAACCGAACTGACAACTAGATCAATGAATCCTTCATCGCAATAACGTCTTATAGTGGCCAG
This genomic interval from Desulfoscipio sp. XC116 contains the following:
- a CDS encoding PIN domain-containing protein, with protein sequence MQNERITVFLDTNIFLKASYNFQNGKLATIRRYCDEGFIDLVVSSVVCREVETHIKKDLEECYGKIKHLLSERRLVALRSEPDFSRFLAFLSTETMVEKVLSQFSDFLEDTHCTIIGTGAVQVENVLSDLFAMRPPFETKKQDEFKDSIILYSLRDYQRALSIPIWAVSDDTGFRKALEGDINFLLFTSTEDMLNKVNAKVKADQYIKIKEYINEQNGMRYIVNRLEEVLFDAAVSPDIDLFDDAQVIAVDSIKYRLDTIDEIDNEMAVVSMEAECNINISYTFFDEENSVYDTIDHEYAYQHIGEVNEEHLVRFPFCILLSLFDDTIDIDKIDVEDGRLLLSLDEETLIKSERVDDISFNGPDEEWIGYMTCPTCGCQITFKNDGGNVFCSKCVQD